GGCATCAACCTGATCACGTCGACGAGCACGCAGGGCAGCACGTCGCTCACGTTGGAATTCGATCCGTCGATCGACGTCAACGCGGCCGCCGTCGACGTCCAGGCCGCGCTGCTCGCGGCCCAGCGCCAGCTGCCGCAGGAAATGACGACGATGCCGTCGTACCGCAAGGTCAACCCGGCCGACGCGCCCGTGTTGTTCATGACGATGACGTCGCCGTCGATGAATCTGTCGGAGCTGAACGACTACGCGGAAAACCTCGTGTCGCCCGCGATCTCGACCTTGCCGGGTGTCGCCCAGGTGTCCGTCAACGGCGGCAAGCGCTTCGCCGTGCGCGTGCGCGCGAAGACCGACCTCATGAATGCCCGCAACATCACGATGGACGAGCTGGCGACGGCGCTGCGCTCGGCCAACTCGAACTCGGCGCTGGGCATCCTCGACGGTCCGCAGCAGACGCTGACCATCCAGGGCCCCGCGCAGATGATGAAGGCGGCCGATTTCGAGCACCTGATCGTCGCCACCCGCGACAACCTGCCGGTGCGCCTGAAGGACGTGGCCACCGTCGAGGACAGCTACCAGTCGACCCGCGCATTCGGCGCCTACAATGGCGAGCGCGCCATCGTGCTGCTCGTGCAGCGCCAGCCGAACGCGAACACGGTCGAAGTGGTCGACGGCGTGCGCCGCCTGCTGCCGCGTTTCCAGTCGCAGCTGCCCGCGTCCATCAAGATCAACCTCGTCAACGACCGCTCCAAGTCGATCCGCGAGGCGATCCACGACGTCAACTTCACGCTGGCGCTGACGGTCGGCCTCGTCGTGCTCGTGATCTTCCTGTTCCTGCACCGCGCGTCGGCCACGTTCATCCCCGCGATCACGATGCCGATCTCGCTGCTGGGCGCGCTGGCGTTGCTGTTCTGGCTCGGCTACAGCCTCGACAACATTTCTCTGCTGGGCATCACGCTCGCCGTCGGCCTCGTCGTCGACGATGCCATCGTCGTGCTGGAAAACATCGTGCGCCACATCGAGATGGGCAAGAAGCCGCTGCGCGCGGCGCTCGACGGCTCGCGCGAGATGGGTTTCACCATCTTGTCGATCTCGGTGTCGCTCGTCGCCGTGTTCATTCCGATCTTCTTCATGCCGGGCGTGATCGGCCTGCTGTTCCACGAATTCGCCGTCATCGTCGGCCTGGCCATCCTGGTGTCGGCCGCGGTGTCGCTGACGCTCGTGCCGATGCTGTCCTCGCGCTTGCTGCCGTCGCACGGCCACGACCACACGGAAGAGAAGAGCTTCATCGGCCGCCATTTCGAACGCGGCTTCACGCTGCTGCGCAACGCGTACGAAACGACGCTCGACGTGGCGCTGAAGCACCGCTTCGTCGTATTGATCATCGCGTTCGGTACGTTCGCGCTGACCGTCGTGCTGTACACGACCATTCCCAAAGGCTTCTTTCCGGAGGAAGACATCGGCCAGCTGCGTCTGACGACCGAGGCCGCCGAGGACATTTCGTCGTCCGCGATGGTCACGCTGCAGACGAAGGTCGCCGATGTGGTCCAGGCCGACCCGGCCGTGCAAGACGTCACGTCGTTCTCGGGCGGCGGCAACAGCGGCCGCATGTTCATCGTGCTGAAACCGCGCGACCAGCGCGACAAGATGCCGCAGGTGGTCGACCGTCTG
This genomic stretch from Massilia putida harbors:
- a CDS encoding efflux RND transporter permease subunit, which produces MNLSELCIRRPVMVVLLSISLILVGILAYSHIPVAALPSYNTPVINVNANLDGASPETMASSVALPLEKQFSTIAGINLITSTSTQGSTSLTLEFDPSIDVNAAAVDVQAALLAAQRQLPQEMTTMPSYRKVNPADAPVLFMTMTSPSMNLSELNDYAENLVSPAISTLPGVAQVSVNGGKRFAVRVRAKTDLMNARNITMDELATALRSANSNSALGILDGPQQTLTIQGPAQMMKAADFEHLIVATRDNLPVRLKDVATVEDSYQSTRAFGAYNGERAIVLLVQRQPNANTVEVVDGVRRLLPRFQSQLPASIKINLVNDRSKSIREAIHDVNFTLALTVGLVVLVIFLFLHRASATFIPAITMPISLLGALALLFWLGYSLDNISLLGITLAVGLVVDDAIVVLENIVRHIEMGKKPLRAALDGSREMGFTILSISVSLVAVFIPIFFMPGVIGLLFHEFAVIVGLAILVSAAVSLTLVPMLSSRLLPSHGHDHTEEKSFIGRHFERGFTLLRNAYETTLDVALKHRFVVLIIAFGTFALTVVLYTTIPKGFFPEEDIGQLRLTTEAAEDISSSAMVTLQTKVADVVQADPAVQDVTSFSGGGNSGRMFIVLKPRDQRDKMPQVVDRLRKATHKIPGVNVYMAPVQNLQLGGRQSKSRYQYTLQSVSGADISQWANEYMERMRNNPLFRDVTSDTQDKGLQAKLDIDRDKANLLGVQLGDIRTALYAAFGERQVSTIYSSAASYYVILETANEDRQFEDALSRLSVRSKTGQLVQLSSVATVKRTVGPIAVNHQGQLQAITLSFNLAPDAPLGDATAAIEQMGRDMKLPASVITKYGGDAAVFQDSQSSQLILIVAAVGVIYVLLGVLYESFIHPITILAGLPSAAVGALLTLRLFNLDLTMIAIIGILMLIGIVKKNAIMMIDFALDAQRNQGMTPERAIREACILRFRPIMMTTMAALMGALPIALGLGAGAELRQPLGLAVCGGLIFSQVITLYITPVIYLYLDKYSGSGPMTDAQVVEMEQGPKVMLSKVA